Part of the Pseudomonas sp. Leaf58 genome is shown below.
CGCCAGTCGAAGGCGCCGGCCTCGATCTCGCCCTGGATGGTCTTCAGGCCATCGATGATGGTGTCGCGCTCGGCATCGCTGAGCACGCCGACCTGCGCCAGCATGGTGGCATGGGCGATCGAACCCATGATGTCGTGGCGGTACAGGCGCTTGTCGAAATCGACCGAGGCGGTGAAACGGGCGACGAAGGCGTCGACGGGTTCACTGAAGCGGCCGCCCCAGGACTGATTGGTCTTGTCGGTGCTCATGAATTCACTCATTGCAGGCGTGAACGAAAAAGTGGCGCCGATAATAGCAGGGTTGGGCTTGCTGCCGCAGGGCGCCGGTCGAGAGAAATGCCCGGAAGTCGGCAGAGAAGGATTTTAAGGAATGAACGGCAGTGTTCCACGGACCGTCTACAGTTGGACAAAGGACTGGCAGTGAATCTGCCAGCCGAGTGAATCTTTGGCCATCGCACCGGTCTAGAGCGTGACCGCAGTGTCGCTCGAACTACACCTGTCTACGCTATACCTGTGCGAGACTCATTCAGGAATCCAGCGCAATTATGAATGTCCTGATCGTTGATGACGAACCCCAAGGCCGTGAACGCCTCAGCCGGCTGCTCGGCGAACTGGAGGGTTACACCGTGCTGGAGCCTAGCGCCACCAACGGCGAGGAGGCCCTGGCGCTGATCGAGAGCCTCAAGCCCGATGTGGTCCTGCTGGACATCGGCATGCCAGGCCTGGATGGCCTGCAGGTTGCCGCTCGCCTGTGCGAGCGCGAGGCGCCGCCGGCGGTGGTGTTTTGCACCGGCGACGATGAATACGGTGCCGAGGCTTTCAAGGACAGTACCCTCAGCCATGTGACCAAGCCTTTCCAGGTGCACGCGTTGCGCGACGCTTTGCGCAAGGCCGAAAAACCCAACCGCGCCCAATTGGCGGCGCTCACCCGGCCGGCCAATGAAGGTGGCGGCCCACGTAGCCACATCAGTGCTCGCACACGCAAAGGCATTGAGCTGATCCCTTTGCCCCAGGTGATCTATTTCATTGCCGACCATAAGTACGTGACCTTGCGCCACGAAGCTGGGGAAGTGCTGCTCGACGAGCCGCTCAAGGCCCTGGAAGACGAGTTTGGCGAACGCTTTGTGCGTATCCACCGTAATGCGTTGGTCGCCCGTGAGCGTATCGAACGACTACAGCGTACCCCACTGGGGCATTTTCAGTTGTTCCTGAAGGGCCTGGACGGCGATGCCCTGACCGTCAGCCGGCGCCATGTGGCCGGTGTACGCAAGATGATGCAAACCCTCTGAACTTGTACCGGCCCAATCGCCGGCAAGCCAGGGCCCACAGGGACAGCGCCAGCCTTGAGCCATCCACGGCTCCTGTGGGAGCTGGCTTGCCGGCGATTGGGCCGGTACAGGCAAGCACAGGATCCTGATCCACATCTGCAAGCGATACCGGCGATGCTGTTATCATCGACAGCATTTCTCTGGATCGGGGCGTTCCATGTCCACTCGCGAAATCCGCATTGCCACTCGTAAAAGTGCCTTGGCCCTGTGGCAGGCCGAATACGTCAAAGCCCGCCTCGAGCAGGCCCACCCTGGTCTGTTGGTGACCCTGGTGCCCATGGTCAGCCGCGGTGACAAATTGCTCGACGCGCCGCTGGCAAAAATCGGCGGCAAGGGCCTGTTCGTCAAAGAACTGGAAACTGCCCTGCTGGACAATGAAGCCGACATCGCCGTGCATTCGATGAAGGACGTGCCCATGGACTTCCCCGAAGGCCTGGGCTTGTATTGTATCTGCGAGCGCGAAGACCCGCGCGATGCCTTCGTCTCCAACCGCTTCGCCAGCCTCGACGCGCTGCCTGCCGGTAGTATCGTCGGCACCTCCAGCCTGCGCCGCCAGGCCCAACTGCTGGCGCGTCGCCCTGACCTGCAAATCCGCTTCCTGCGCGGTAACGTCAATACCCGCCTGGCCAAACTGGATGCTGGCGAGTACGACGCCATCATCCTCGCCGCCGCCGGCCTGATCCGCCTCGGCTTTGAAGACCGCATCACCGCCACCATCAGCGTCGAGGACAGCCTGCCGGCTGGCGGGCAGGGCGCAGTGGGCATCGAATGCCGCAGCGCCGACCGCGAAATTCACGCGCTGCTGACACCGCTGCACCATGCTGACACCGCCGACCGGGTGGTGGCTGAGCGTGCCCTGAACAAACGCCTGAATGGCGGCTGCCAAGTGCCGATTGCCTGCTACGCGGTACTCGAAGGTGACCAGCTGTGGCTACGCGGCCTGGTTGGCCAACCCAGCGGCGCTAGCCTACTGGTGGCAGACGCCCGTGCACCCCGCGTGGCTGCCGAAACCCTAGGCGTGCAGGTGGCCGAGGACCTGCTGGGCCAGGGCGCCGAGGCCATCCTCAAGGAAGTTTACGGCGAGGCCGGCCACCCGTGAGCCCATGGCGCCTGTTGCTGACCCGGCCTGCCGAGGACTGTGCGGCACTGGCGCAAAGCCTGGCGGCAGCTGGGGTGGGCAGTAGCTGCCTGCCGCTGCTGGCGATTGAACCCGTCGCTGTGGATAACCAGCAACGCTTGTTGCTGGAGGGCTTGCCGGGCTTCCAGGCGATCATTGTGGTCAGCAAACCAGCCGCGAGGTTGCTGCTCGATCAACTGGCCCAGGCCGGCTTGCAGCCGCCACGGCAAAACTGGTTCACCGTAGGCGAGGCGACCGCTGCAGTACTGCAGGAGGCGGGCCTGATGGTCAGTGTTCCGCGGCGTGGTGATGACAGCGAAGCCTTGCTGGCGCTACCGGCCCTGCACCAGGCTGTTGCCGCGCCAGCTTCGCGCATCTTGATCGTTCGTGGCGTTGGAGGTCGCGAACTGCTGGCAGAGCGTCTTGCACAGCAAGGTGCTAGTGTCGATTATCTGGAACTGTATCGTCGCTGCCTGCCGGCTTACCCGGCGGGCACTCTGATGCGCCGCATCGAAGCGGAACGCCTCAATGGCCTGGTGGTCAGCAGTGGGCAGGGTTTTGAACACTTGCAGCAGGTGGCCGGCGCCGATTGGCCGCAGCTGGCGTGCCTGCCGCTGTTCGTGCCCAGCCCGCGGGTGGCGGAACAGGCCAGGGCCGCCGGGGCCCAACAGGTTGTGGATTGCCGTGGCGCCAGTGCCACGGCCTTGCTGGCAGCCGTGCAGCGCAGCGCTGCACCTGCCCTTTAAGGCGCTAAGCTGAACGCGATGCGCCCCCATGCAAAGGATGGATACGTGAGCGAGACTGTCTTGTCCAATAACGATCAGCCGTCGGCACAGGCGCCGACGGAACCCGTTACCACCCCACCTGCCAAGCGCTCTGGCAGTGGCCTGGCAGCATTGGCCCTGTTGTTGGGTGCGGCCGGGGTTGCGGTAGGTGGCTGGGGTGTCTGGCAGGTGCGTCAACTGCAAGGCAGCGAATTCAACCAAGGTCAGCATATCGAGGCACTGAACCAGCGCGCCGAGGCTCTGCAGCAGCGTGAGCAGCAGATCAGCGCGCAACTCGCCAGCTTGCCGGCTGCCAGTGAACTGGAAGACCGCCG
Proteins encoded:
- a CDS encoding LytTR family DNA-binding domain-containing protein, producing MNVLIVDDEPQGRERLSRLLGELEGYTVLEPSATNGEEALALIESLKPDVVLLDIGMPGLDGLQVAARLCEREAPPAVVFCTGDDEYGAEAFKDSTLSHVTKPFQVHALRDALRKAEKPNRAQLAALTRPANEGGGPRSHISARTRKGIELIPLPQVIYFIADHKYVTLRHEAGEVLLDEPLKALEDEFGERFVRIHRNALVARERIERLQRTPLGHFQLFLKGLDGDALTVSRRHVAGVRKMMQTL
- the hemC gene encoding hydroxymethylbilane synthase, with the translated sequence MSTREIRIATRKSALALWQAEYVKARLEQAHPGLLVTLVPMVSRGDKLLDAPLAKIGGKGLFVKELETALLDNEADIAVHSMKDVPMDFPEGLGLYCICEREDPRDAFVSNRFASLDALPAGSIVGTSSLRRQAQLLARRPDLQIRFLRGNVNTRLAKLDAGEYDAIILAAAGLIRLGFEDRITATISVEDSLPAGGQGAVGIECRSADREIHALLTPLHHADTADRVVAERALNKRLNGGCQVPIACYAVLEGDQLWLRGLVGQPSGASLLVADARAPRVAAETLGVQVAEDLLGQGAEAILKEVYGEAGHP
- a CDS encoding uroporphyrinogen-III synthase — its product is MSPWRLLLTRPAEDCAALAQSLAAAGVGSSCLPLLAIEPVAVDNQQRLLLEGLPGFQAIIVVSKPAARLLLDQLAQAGLQPPRQNWFTVGEATAAVLQEAGLMVSVPRRGDDSEALLALPALHQAVAAPASRILIVRGVGGRELLAERLAQQGASVDYLELYRRCLPAYPAGTLMRRIEAERLNGLVVSSGQGFEHLQQVAGADWPQLACLPLFVPSPRVAEQARAAGAQQVVDCRGASATALLAAVQRSAAPAL